In Vibrio celticus, one genomic interval encodes:
- a CDS encoding GNAT family N-acetyltransferase: MQVTIRPAMPSELAAIYALVISNDEWTKFNGPYFPYSPPSLEEFESRSFQRLLNGSDLQLVVVDDVPVGTVSCYWECEETRWLEAGVVIYNSDYWGQGIAALALPLWVSCLFKNKQIERVGLTTWSGNPRMMSLALKLGFQQEARLRKVRYYQGEYYDSIKYGLLRSEWLESK; the protein is encoded by the coding sequence ATGCAAGTAACTATTAGGCCCGCCATGCCAAGCGAATTGGCCGCCATTTATGCATTGGTTATCTCAAACGATGAGTGGACGAAGTTTAACGGCCCTTATTTTCCATACTCACCGCCATCACTAGAAGAGTTTGAAAGCCGTTCGTTTCAACGGTTACTCAATGGATCCGACTTACAGTTGGTGGTTGTAGACGATGTGCCTGTAGGAACCGTCAGTTGTTATTGGGAGTGTGAAGAGACACGTTGGCTTGAAGCCGGAGTAGTCATTTATAACTCCGACTATTGGGGGCAGGGTATTGCTGCGTTAGCTCTTCCTCTTTGGGTATCCTGTCTATTCAAAAACAAGCAGATAGAGCGTGTCGGTTTAACCACTTGGTCGGGTAATCCGCGGATGATGTCACTAGCCCTCAAATTAGGCTTCCAGCAAGAAGCTAGGCTAAGAAAAGTGCGTTATTACCAAGGCGAGTATTATGACTCGATTAAGTATGGTCTATTGCGTTCTGAGTGGCTGGAAAGCAAATAG
- a CDS encoding TIGR03643 family protein, producing the protein MMLSKENESRIIEMAWEDRTPFEAIEHQFGLNESQVIRFMRSHLKLGSFKLWRSRVSGRSTKHVKLRSSDVSRGYCPTQYKHR; encoded by the coding sequence ATGATGCTATCTAAAGAGAATGAATCAAGAATTATCGAAATGGCGTGGGAAGACCGAACGCCATTTGAGGCAATAGAGCACCAATTTGGTTTAAATGAATCACAAGTGATTCGTTTTATGCGTAGCCATCTCAAGCTTGGCAGTTTTAAGCTGTGGCGCTCACGTGTTTCTGGGCGCTCGACCAAGCATGTAAAACTGCGCAGTTCGGACGTCTCGAGAGGTTATTGTCCGACTCAGTACAAGCATCGTTAA
- a CDS encoding DUF3465 domain-containing protein, which produces MKQFCALLLVLLSFGISHVQANDTRLKQAYVNHQSDVQVRGSGTVYRVLPDDNKGSRHQKFILRLDSGQTLLVAHNIDLAPRVQGLAKGDRVEFYGEYEWNKKGGVMHWTHKDPRNHHTHGWLKHNGKVYE; this is translated from the coding sequence ATGAAACAATTTTGCGCTCTACTTTTGGTGCTGCTTAGCTTCGGCATCAGTCATGTTCAAGCGAATGATACGCGACTTAAGCAAGCTTACGTAAATCACCAAAGCGACGTTCAGGTGCGCGGATCGGGTACGGTGTATCGAGTACTTCCTGATGATAATAAAGGCTCTCGACATCAGAAATTCATTTTGCGACTCGATAGCGGACAAACCTTGTTAGTCGCACATAATATTGACTTAGCGCCTCGTGTTCAGGGACTGGCAAAGGGCGATCGAGTTGAATTTTATGGTGAATATGAATGGAACAAGAAAGGTGGCGTAATGCACTGGACGCACAAAGATCCTCGTAATCATCACACTCATGGTTGGTTGAAGCATAACGGGAAAGTATACGAGTAA
- a CDS encoding GNAT family N-acetyltransferase: MFKLETDRLILRDMSLEDECAFVAISQDAKYQRFYDESDCEPNKYRELTQLFVAQALEVPRQSYQLAVESKDSGKFIGTVCLRLEGDKQASMGCAFSREIQGQGLSIEASKALADFGFSELGIHRIYAETISKNLAAIKLCKSLGMKQEACFKDHRFFKGQWWDTVVLAVVRSDWKKA, translated from the coding sequence ATGTTTAAGCTGGAAACTGACAGGTTGATTCTTCGAGATATGAGTCTTGAAGACGAGTGTGCCTTTGTTGCGATCTCTCAAGACGCAAAGTATCAACGTTTCTATGATGAAAGTGATTGCGAACCTAACAAATATCGAGAGCTAACTCAGTTGTTTGTTGCGCAGGCTTTGGAAGTACCTCGCCAGTCCTATCAGCTAGCGGTTGAAAGCAAAGACTCGGGGAAGTTTATTGGAACCGTTTGTTTGCGCCTTGAGGGCGATAAACAAGCTTCGATGGGCTGTGCTTTCTCAAGGGAAATTCAGGGACAAGGGCTTTCTATAGAAGCTTCTAAAGCCCTCGCTGATTTTGGTTTCTCAGAGTTAGGCATACACCGTATTTACGCGGAAACCATAAGCAAGAACTTGGCTGCGATTAAATTGTGTAAGTCACTAGGAATGAAACAAGAAGCGTGTTTTAAAGATCATCGATTCTTCAAAGGTCAATGGTGGGATACAGTTGTGTTGGCGGTTGTTCGATCTGATTGGAAAAAGGCTTAG
- a CDS encoding nucleotidyltransferase domain-containing protein has product MESGIQKLDKGLDREGFIQNLYSPKNIAPEFQDVVSAVVDSLLRELPGQVDGIYLYGSVPRGTVIVGGSDLDVSIVLATPVGQREKEVFNLLSDTIPQTYPQVTKLDIDPGYLSEVLQPNEEFHWQFWLKHCCCCIWGNDLSIKFPRYKPSNEIAQGLNGDLSTFLKQMPPSFKTMTDADVVKVIGKKLVRAAYYFVAEKDGSWYTSLSQCAAVAKRYYSNQSDDIELAHQYALGNLISKTEAFELYERLSKKLVVN; this is encoded by the coding sequence ATGGAAAGTGGCATACAGAAGCTAGATAAAGGGCTCGATCGAGAAGGGTTCATTCAAAATCTTTATTCGCCAAAGAACATTGCGCCTGAATTTCAAGACGTGGTGTCAGCAGTCGTTGATTCGCTGCTAAGAGAACTTCCAGGTCAAGTTGATGGTATCTACTTGTATGGAAGCGTACCTAGAGGAACGGTCATTGTTGGTGGCTCTGATTTGGATGTTTCTATCGTACTCGCCACGCCTGTTGGTCAGAGAGAAAAGGAAGTCTTTAACCTACTTTCCGACACCATACCCCAAACCTATCCTCAAGTGACTAAGCTTGATATTGATCCAGGGTATCTCTCAGAGGTTCTGCAGCCCAACGAAGAATTCCATTGGCAGTTTTGGCTCAAGCATTGTTGCTGTTGTATTTGGGGGAATGATTTATCTATAAAGTTTCCACGATATAAGCCCAGTAATGAAATAGCCCAAGGTCTTAATGGCGACTTGTCTACTTTTCTTAAGCAAATGCCCCCGAGTTTCAAAACAATGACTGATGCGGATGTCGTTAAGGTAATTGGCAAAAAGTTAGTTCGAGCGGCGTATTACTTTGTGGCTGAGAAAGACGGCAGTTGGTACACCAGTCTGAGCCAGTGCGCTGCAGTAGCCAAGCGCTATTACTCTAATCAAAGCGACGATATTGAGCTAGCTCATCAATACGCTCTCGGAAATTTGATATCTAAAACAGAAGCTTTTGAATTGTATGAAAGGCTGAGCAAAAAGCTTGTTGTAAATTGA
- a CDS encoding NUDIX hydrolase, which yields MDVHECVSFILLNESQVLLEKRSKSRETDPGLITIPGGHIEHGENQVQTLFREIDEELNVVPIDYQYLCSLYHPTKELQLIHYFIVSDWEGDITAQEADDVKWYSLGSAPVGIAADRIALKEVERVGRYL from the coding sequence ATGGATGTCCACGAGTGTGTCTCTTTTATCTTGCTGAACGAATCACAAGTATTGCTAGAAAAGCGTAGTAAGTCTAGGGAGACCGATCCCGGTTTAATCACTATACCTGGCGGTCATATTGAACACGGTGAAAACCAGGTTCAGACACTCTTTCGTGAGATCGACGAAGAGCTTAATGTTGTTCCGATTGATTACCAATACTTGTGTTCGCTTTACCATCCTACGAAGGAACTTCAGTTGATTCATTATTTTATTGTGAGTGACTGGGAAGGAGATATCACCGCTCAAGAGGCTGATGATGTTAAGTGGTATTCACTAGGTTCAGCTCCTGTTGGTATAGCAGCCGATCGTATTGCTTTGAAAGAAGTAGAGCGCGTGGGTAGGTATCTTTAG
- the rplY gene encoding 50S ribosomal protein L25: MKFEAVVRTELGKGASRRLRHAGKFPAVIYGGEAEAVAIELVHAEVINQMDKPEFYEAITLLIDGAEVKVKPQDVQRHAFKPKVEHMDFIRI, encoded by the coding sequence ATGAAATTTGAAGCAGTAGTACGTACTGAACTAGGTAAAGGTGCGAGCCGCCGCCTACGTCACGCTGGTAAATTCCCAGCTGTAATCTACGGTGGCGAAGCTGAAGCTGTAGCTATCGAACTTGTTCACGCTGAAGTGATCAACCAAATGGATAAGCCTGAATTCTACGAAGCAATCACTCTACTGATTGACGGCGCAGAAGTTAAGGTTAAGCCACAAGACGTTCAACGTCACGCGTTCAAGCCAAAAGTTGAGCACATGGACTTCATCCGTATCTAA
- a CDS encoding glycosyltransferase family 2 protein, translating into MEPVSIVVITLNEEKRINRLMEELSVQTHQEFEVIVVDSSSEDNTREVAQAYENALPKLTVHHMENRGVSLGRNTGASLAQYNRILFLDADVSLPRNFLAKALYELEEKKLEVAGVYMSSKGLPLVHKFGYGLFNAGLFTTQFFFPTAIGACIFSTKRAHDEIGGFDEEIVLCEDCDYVKRASKTWRFRFLNMTFGFDPRRLDQDGVVKTGSTYLKANVRRFFKGEMRNNEMNYKFGHYKEQ; encoded by the coding sequence ATGGAACCGGTAAGCATTGTCGTAATTACGCTAAACGAAGAGAAACGCATTAACCGCTTAATGGAAGAGTTGAGCGTGCAAACCCACCAAGAGTTTGAAGTGATTGTTGTCGACTCGAGCAGTGAAGACAACACAAGAGAAGTGGCGCAAGCTTATGAAAACGCGCTGCCAAAATTAACGGTGCATCACATGGAAAACCGTGGTGTGAGCCTTGGCCGAAACACAGGTGCGTCATTGGCGCAATACAACAGAATCCTTTTCTTAGATGCTGACGTGAGCTTGCCTCGAAACTTCCTTGCGAAAGCGCTTTATGAACTAGAAGAGAAGAAGCTTGAAGTGGCGGGTGTGTACATGAGCTCGAAAGGTTTGCCGCTTGTACACAAGTTTGGTTACGGCCTATTTAACGCAGGCTTGTTTACTACTCAGTTCTTTTTCCCGACGGCGATTGGCGCATGTATTTTCTCGACTAAACGGGCGCATGATGAGATCGGCGGTTTCGACGAAGAGATTGTACTGTGTGAAGACTGTGACTACGTAAAACGTGCGAGCAAAACATGGCGATTTAGATTCTTGAATATGACATTTGGCTTTGACCCACGTCGTTTAGACCAAGATGGCGTTGTGAAGACAGGCTCTACTTATCTTAAAGCCAATGTAAGACGCTTCTTTAAAGGCGAAATGCGTAACAACGAGATGAACTACAAGTTTGGTCACTACAAAGAACAGTAA
- a CDS encoding ATP-binding protein, producing the protein MNLKKRTLKNISLKSRLLLAAAFWLGAMILAAGVGIPKLVNDYLVDDMKQQLGLTMDELTANIETNDSGNLIMAERLSDPRFNQPYSGIYWRAATQEQIIRSRSLWDKDLTIKRSPIHTSVKGPEKEKLIYIEQDIYLPELSDPVTITIGIDEDPLESTLTELTGQVWLILMLLFVGVLMLIGIQVSWSLLPLSKMQRELVMLRNGEQQGLSDNYPKEVSPLVSDLNALLFHYQELLERARNHAGNLSHALKTPLSVLKNEIERLPEDDKALLQQPIHQIQSQIDYHLGRARMAGAMNILSVKSSPCERVEAISMAFDKVYAANEVTIINELNSEIEVAVEKTDLDEMVGNLLENSYKWAGSIIRVHANELDDGNIELVIEDDGQGIPEEKLEQVTKRGVRLDETTPGTGLGLNIVNEMAHSYRGSLTLSKSSMGGLKASLVLKVSKG; encoded by the coding sequence ATGAATCTAAAGAAACGAACACTTAAAAACATCAGTTTAAAAAGCCGCTTGCTCCTTGCTGCGGCTTTTTGGCTAGGTGCGATGATATTAGCGGCTGGTGTCGGGATCCCGAAGCTGGTTAACGACTACCTCGTCGATGACATGAAGCAGCAGCTTGGCTTAACCATGGATGAGTTAACCGCCAATATCGAAACCAATGACAGTGGTAACCTGATCATGGCAGAGCGTCTGTCTGATCCTAGGTTCAACCAACCCTACAGTGGTATTTATTGGCGCGCCGCTACCCAAGAGCAAATCATTCGATCTCGCTCGCTATGGGATAAAGACCTCACAATCAAGCGTTCGCCAATTCACACATCAGTCAAAGGGCCTGAGAAAGAAAAGCTGATTTACATCGAGCAAGATATCTACCTGCCTGAACTGAGCGACCCTGTCACGATCACCATTGGTATCGATGAAGATCCATTAGAATCCACACTGACAGAGCTTACTGGTCAAGTCTGGTTGATCCTAATGTTGCTGTTTGTTGGCGTGCTGATGTTGATCGGTATTCAAGTCAGTTGGTCGCTATTACCACTCAGCAAGATGCAACGCGAACTGGTGATGCTAAGAAACGGCGAGCAACAAGGCTTAAGCGATAACTACCCGAAAGAGGTTTCTCCATTAGTCTCTGACCTCAATGCCCTGCTCTTCCACTATCAAGAGCTATTAGAGCGAGCTCGTAACCACGCGGGTAACTTATCTCATGCGTTGAAAACACCGCTTTCAGTTCTAAAAAATGAGATAGAGCGACTTCCAGAGGATGACAAAGCACTGCTGCAACAGCCCATTCATCAGATTCAAAGCCAAATTGATTATCACCTTGGCCGCGCTCGTATGGCAGGTGCAATGAACATTCTTTCGGTGAAGTCTTCACCTTGTGAGCGTGTTGAAGCTATCTCAATGGCGTTTGATAAAGTCTACGCAGCCAACGAAGTCACCATAATTAACGAGCTAAACTCTGAGATTGAAGTGGCGGTAGAAAAAACCGATCTTGATGAAATGGTCGGCAACCTACTCGAGAACAGTTACAAGTGGGCTGGCAGCATTATTCGCGTCCATGCAAATGAACTCGACGATGGCAACATAGAGTTGGTGATTGAAGATGATGGCCAAGGCATTCCTGAAGAGAAGCTTGAGCAAGTGACCAAACGTGGCGTCCGACTTGATGAAACCACGCCAGGAACAGGCTTAGGGCTTAATATCGTGAATGAAATGGCACACAGCTACCGAGGCAGCCTAACGCTCAGCAAGAGCTCAATGGGCGGCTTAAAAGCTTCTTTGGTGCTTAAAGTAAGTAAAGGCTGA
- a CDS encoding response regulator transcription factor, translated as MKILVVEDEPRLGQQIIETLEGADWVPELSQDGIDALYRATSEEWDAIVLDLGLPKLDGLTVLKGIRDENINTPVIILSARDTLTQRVEGLNAGADDYLTKPFEMVELIARIRAQLRRASGSAAPILQIGDLSLDTRSSKVLWQGQAVSLTALEYKVVAYFMHNQNKVISRTELVEHIYKQDFDRDSNTVEVFIGRIRKKIAPKIIKTVRGLGYQLNAE; from the coding sequence ATGAAAATTTTAGTCGTTGAAGATGAGCCTCGTTTGGGCCAACAAATTATTGAAACACTTGAGGGAGCCGACTGGGTTCCAGAGCTTTCTCAAGATGGTATCGACGCACTCTACCGTGCAACGTCAGAAGAATGGGACGCGATTGTCCTCGATTTAGGTTTACCTAAGCTTGACGGCCTAACGGTATTAAAAGGCATTCGAGACGAAAATATCAACACACCTGTGATTATCTTAAGTGCTCGTGACACGCTTACCCAACGTGTAGAAGGCTTGAATGCAGGTGCTGATGACTACCTAACTAAACCATTCGAAATGGTCGAGCTGATAGCCCGCATTCGTGCTCAACTACGCCGAGCGTCAGGCAGTGCTGCTCCTATACTTCAAATTGGAGACCTAAGCCTAGACACACGCAGTTCTAAAGTGTTGTGGCAAGGTCAAGCAGTTAGCCTCACGGCGCTGGAATATAAAGTTGTCGCGTACTTCATGCATAACCAAAACAAAGTTATCTCGCGCACTGAGTTGGTTGAACATATCTACAAGCAAGACTTCGACCGAGACTCAAACACGGTTGAAGTGTTCATCGGTCGTATTCGTAAGAAAATCGCACCAAAGATCATCAAAACCGTTCGTGGCCTTGGCTACCAACTGAATGCTGAATAG
- a CDS encoding PepSY domain-containing protein: MFSKAMISLFSISLGLFVSAGAWADSHHNGHELVQDVHKAGTSIEFEEDQDEVYEAVREGYIRPFSEMYAAVENDLHGRIIKVELEEDDDIWVYELKINYQNNIIKVEYNAETLEMLMIKGRNFKDAIKHGD; encoded by the coding sequence ATGTTTAGTAAAGCTATGATTTCTTTGTTTTCTATAAGCTTAGGCTTATTTGTTTCTGCTGGCGCATGGGCTGACTCACATCATAATGGTCATGAATTAGTGCAGGACGTTCATAAAGCAGGAACCAGCATCGAATTTGAAGAAGACCAAGACGAAGTCTATGAAGCCGTACGAGAAGGCTACATTCGCCCTTTCTCAGAAATGTATGCCGCGGTTGAAAACGATCTTCATGGCAGAATCATTAAAGTAGAACTAGAAGAAGATGACGACATTTGGGTGTATGAACTAAAAATCAATTACCAAAACAACATCATCAAAGTCGAATACAACGCTGAAACGTTAGAAATGCTTATGATCAAAGGCCGCAACTTTAAAGACGCAATTAAACACGGCGACTAG
- a CDS encoding DEAD/DEAH box helicase — translation MYTLRPYQADSVKSVIHYFRKHQTPAVLVLPTGAGKSLVIAELARLAKGRVLVLAHVKELVEQNHEKYEGYGLKGSIFSAGLGRKETDQQVVFASVQSVVRNLDSFSNQFSLLVIDECHRVPDEKTSSYQKVITHLRENNSGIKVLGLTATPYRLGMGWIYQYHTRGQVRSDEPRFFRDCIFELPIRYLLDEGFLTPARMIDAPVLSYDFSQLKPASTGRYKEAELDMVIEQSKRATPQIVDQIIHLAQGKLGIMVFAATVRHAQEILGLLPEGEASIVIGDTPTLERDQIISDFKERKIKFLVNVSVLTTGFDAPHVDLIAILRPTESISLYQQIVGRGLRLSPGKKECLVLDYAGNSYDLYQPEVGDPKPDSDSEIITIPCPACGFNNNFWGKLDSNGFLLEHFGRKCQGYFTDEDTGEREHCNYRFRAKYCGECGADNDIAARICHECDATLVDPDKKLKEALNLKDALVFECLEMELNVLKDEKGKSQLKVTYRGENQAQVHEFWSLTTKKQKQNFKDQFVRPHLADRHRPFEEASPTKVVAHQHRFRPPQFVIARKVGRFWKMRDKIFEDELQQR, via the coding sequence ATGTATACACTCCGCCCGTACCAAGCTGATTCTGTAAAATCAGTGATTCATTACTTCAGAAAACACCAAACTCCGGCAGTGCTCGTGCTTCCGACAGGTGCAGGAAAAAGCCTTGTGATTGCAGAGTTAGCAAGGCTTGCGAAAGGTCGAGTGTTGGTACTTGCTCACGTAAAAGAGTTGGTTGAACAGAACCATGAAAAGTATGAAGGTTACGGGCTGAAAGGCTCGATTTTCTCTGCGGGTTTAGGACGCAAAGAGACCGACCAACAAGTCGTGTTTGCTTCGGTGCAATCTGTGGTGCGAAATCTCGATTCATTTTCTAACCAGTTTTCGCTGTTGGTTATCGACGAATGCCACCGTGTTCCCGATGAAAAGACCAGTAGCTATCAGAAAGTCATCACTCACTTACGCGAGAATAATTCGGGCATCAAGGTGCTTGGATTAACAGCGACCCCATATCGTCTTGGGATGGGTTGGATTTATCAATACCACACTCGCGGTCAAGTGCGTTCAGATGAGCCACGTTTCTTCCGCGACTGTATCTTTGAGCTGCCGATTCGTTACCTGCTCGACGAAGGTTTCTTAACTCCTGCACGCATGATTGATGCACCCGTGTTGAGCTATGACTTTTCGCAGTTAAAGCCCGCTAGCACTGGTCGCTACAAAGAAGCAGAACTCGACATGGTGATCGAGCAATCGAAACGAGCGACCCCACAGATTGTCGATCAGATTATTCACCTAGCCCAAGGCAAACTAGGCATCATGGTATTCGCTGCGACCGTTCGACACGCGCAAGAGATCCTCGGCTTATTGCCAGAAGGTGAAGCTTCAATTGTGATTGGTGATACACCAACTCTCGAACGTGACCAAATTATCAGCGACTTCAAAGAACGTAAAATCAAGTTCTTGGTTAACGTATCGGTATTAACCACAGGTTTTGATGCGCCACACGTCGATTTAATCGCGATTTTGCGCCCGACAGAATCCATCAGTTTGTATCAACAAATCGTTGGCCGTGGCTTACGCCTATCTCCGGGTAAAAAAGAGTGTTTGGTGCTCGACTATGCGGGCAACAGTTACGACCTTTACCAACCTGAGGTCGGCGATCCAAAACCCGATTCAGACAGCGAAATCATCACCATCCCTTGCCCGGCGTGTGGCTTCAATAATAACTTTTGGGGCAAACTAGACAGCAATGGCTTCTTGCTGGAGCACTTTGGTCGTAAATGCCAAGGCTACTTTACCGATGAAGACACGGGCGAACGCGAACACTGTAATTATCGCTTCCGAGCGAAATATTGCGGTGAATGTGGTGCGGATAATGACATTGCTGCGCGCATTTGTCATGAATGCGATGCAACCTTAGTCGACCCAGACAAAAAGCTGAAAGAAGCGCTGAATCTAAAAGATGCCTTGGTATTTGAGTGTTTAGAAATGGAGCTCAACGTGCTTAAAGACGAGAAAGGTAAATCACAACTTAAGGTCACTTACCGCGGTGAAAACCAAGCGCAAGTGCATGAGTTTTGGTCATTAACCACCAAAAAGCAGAAGCAGAACTTCAAAGACCAGTTTGTGCGCCCTCACCTTGCAGACAGACACCGCCCTTTTGAAGAAGCGTCACCAACGAAAGTGGTTGCTCACCAACACAGATTCCGGCCACCACAATTCGTGATTGCACGTAAGGTCGGACGCTTTTGGAAAATGAGAGACAAGATATTCGAAGACGAACTACAGCAGCGTTAA
- the rsuA gene encoding 16S rRNA pseudouridine(516) synthase RsuA, with amino-acid sequence MRLDKFLCDALGVTRREATHLLKSKAVTVNDVIQKSGSLKVTEECVVEWQGNELNVHGPRYIMLYKPEGFVCSHEDGANRIAFELLDEIKMDKLHFAGRLDIDTSGLVLITDDGKWSHRITSPKHKCEKTYRVWLVEPVEDDYVEKFKEGIQLKSEDGLTLPAHLEVRAEREVLLTIHEGKYHQVKRMFAALGNKVEALHRERIGEIEMDESLELGEYRYLTQEEVDSIWK; translated from the coding sequence ATGCGTTTAGATAAATTTCTGTGCGATGCATTAGGCGTCACTCGAAGAGAAGCAACACACTTATTAAAATCCAAGGCAGTGACAGTAAATGATGTCATTCAAAAAAGCGGTTCACTCAAGGTAACTGAAGAGTGCGTTGTGGAATGGCAAGGCAATGAACTGAATGTTCACGGCCCACGTTACATCATGCTTTATAAGCCAGAAGGCTTTGTTTGTTCGCATGAAGATGGCGCAAATCGTATCGCGTTTGAATTACTTGATGAAATCAAAATGGACAAGCTGCATTTTGCTGGCCGTCTAGATATTGATACATCAGGTCTTGTGTTGATTACCGACGATGGTAAGTGGTCTCACCGTATCACTTCGCCAAAGCACAAGTGCGAGAAGACGTACCGTGTGTGGTTGGTTGAACCTGTTGAAGACGATTACGTTGAAAAATTCAAAGAGGGCATCCAGCTTAAGAGCGAAGATGGCCTAACACTTCCTGCACACCTAGAAGTTCGTGCAGAGCGTGAAGTGCTGCTAACGATTCACGAAGGCAAATACCACCAAGTTAAACGTATGTTTGCTGCTCTTGGTAACAAAGTAGAAGCACTACACCGTGAACGTATTGGCGAAATTGAGATGGACGAATCTTTAGAGTTAGGTGAATACCGTTACCTAACGCAAGAAGAAGTCGATTCAATCTGGAAGTAG
- a CDS encoding Bcr/CflA family multidrug efflux MFS transporter, giving the protein MQTSTSQSPSSQPETPQLGLMLFLILGAIGALTPLAIDMYLPAMPTIAKDLGVTAGEVQITLTAYTAGFALGQLLHGPLADSYGRKPVLLIGVFLFAIASMVSATTHGIEALTYIRTAQGFAGAAAAVIIQAVVRDMFDREDFARTMSFVTLVMTVAPLVAPMIGGYLALWFGWRSIFWVLAIFAVIVILAVSMKIPETLPAENRQPLRFKTTIRNYARLCKNPTAMGLIFSGAFSFSGMFAFLTAGSFVYIDIYGVRPDLFGYLFGLNIVAMILMTSINGRIVKKVGSHAMLRVGLTIQLFAGLGLLVGWMLDIGLWGIVPFVMLFIGTLSTIGSNSMALLLSGYPNMAGTASSLAGTLRFGTGSVVGAIVAMLPSDTAGPMAMVMAACAILSALLYWTLGKKA; this is encoded by the coding sequence ATGCAAACATCGACCTCACAGAGCCCAAGCTCCCAACCAGAAACCCCTCAATTAGGCTTAATGCTGTTTTTGATTCTTGGTGCGATTGGTGCACTTACTCCGCTAGCCATTGATATGTATCTGCCAGCGATGCCGACCATTGCCAAAGATCTTGGTGTGACGGCGGGTGAGGTGCAAATCACGCTAACAGCTTATACCGCAGGTTTCGCGCTGGGGCAGTTACTGCATGGCCCGTTGGCAGATAGCTACGGTCGTAAGCCTGTATTGCTTATTGGTGTGTTCTTGTTTGCTATTGCTTCTATGGTGAGTGCGACAACTCATGGCATTGAAGCGCTGACTTACATCCGTACCGCTCAAGGTTTTGCTGGTGCTGCGGCGGCCGTTATCATCCAAGCGGTGGTGAGAGACATGTTCGATCGTGAAGATTTCGCAAGAACCATGTCTTTCGTTACTTTGGTGATGACAGTTGCGCCATTGGTTGCTCCGATGATTGGCGGTTACTTAGCGTTGTGGTTCGGTTGGCGTTCAATTTTCTGGGTCCTGGCTATCTTTGCGGTGATCGTGATTCTAGCGGTATCGATGAAGATCCCAGAAACGCTTCCTGCAGAAAACCGACAACCATTGCGCTTTAAAACAACGATTCGTAACTACGCTCGCCTGTGTAAGAACCCAACGGCGATGGGCCTGATTTTCTCTGGTGCATTCTCATTTTCAGGGATGTTTGCGTTCTTAACGGCAGGTTCATTCGTTTACATCGATATCTATGGCGTTCGCCCTGATCTGTTTGGCTATCTGTTCGGCTTGAATATTGTTGCTATGATCTTGATGACGAGCATCAACGGTCGAATCGTGAAGAAAGTGGGCTCTCACGCTATGCTCAGAGTCGGTTTAACCATTCAACTGTTTGCGGGCTTAGGTCTGTTAGTCGGATGGATGTTAGATATTGGTTTGTGGGGTATTGTGCCATTCGTGATGCTGTTTATCGGCACACTGTCTACCATTGGTAGTAACTCAATGGCGCTGCTTTTAAGCGGATACCCGAATATGGCCGGCACAGCTTCTTCGCTTGCGGGCACATTAAGATTTGGTACTGGTTCTGTGGTGGGGGCAATTGTTGCCATGCTACCAAGTGACACTGCAGGGCCAATGGCTATGGTGATGGCAGCATGTGCAATACTGTCAGCATTACTATATTGGACATTAGGAAAGAAGGCATAA